In the Acidovorax sp. A79 genome, one interval contains:
- the tcuB gene encoding tricarballylate utilization 4Fe-4S protein TcuB — translation MQTLEALTRDARALANGNIVLSAPETEVARQLQICNACRYCEGFCAVFPAMTRRLEFGKADIHFIANLCHNCGACLHACQYAPPHEFAVNVPQAMAQVRGQTYTDYAWPPALGALYQRNGLTLALALVAGLTLFMVLAVALHGQGLGALWQSPVGGFYGIFPHNLLVGLFAPVFLFATLALGLGVRRFWRDVTPATSGAPLSAPATVEAADAVLRLKYLDGGHGDGCHNEDDAYTLSRRRFHHLTFYGFMLCFAATSVATLYHYLLGAPAPYDLPSLPKLLGGVGGISLAIGTAGLWRLNLRRHPQHGDAAQKPMDRAFIALLFLTATSGLLLWAARGTPALPLLLCLHLGAVMALFATLPYGKFAHGIFRTASLLRHAVEKRQPNPIGLGAD, via the coding sequence ATGCAAACGCTTGAAGCCCTGACGCGCGACGCCCGGGCGCTGGCGAACGGCAACATCGTGCTGTCGGCCCCCGAAACCGAAGTGGCGCGCCAGCTGCAGATCTGCAACGCCTGCCGCTACTGCGAGGGCTTTTGCGCCGTCTTCCCCGCCATGACGCGGCGGCTGGAGTTTGGCAAGGCCGACATCCACTTCATTGCCAACCTGTGCCACAACTGCGGTGCCTGCCTGCACGCCTGCCAATACGCGCCGCCGCATGAATTTGCGGTGAACGTACCGCAGGCCATGGCCCAGGTGCGGGGGCAGACCTACACCGACTACGCCTGGCCCCCGGCGCTCGGTGCGCTCTACCAGCGCAACGGGCTGACCCTGGCACTGGCCCTGGTGGCAGGCCTCACGCTGTTCATGGTGCTGGCCGTAGCGCTGCATGGCCAGGGCCTGGGTGCGCTGTGGCAGTCGCCCGTGGGTGGCTTCTACGGCATCTTTCCGCACAACCTGCTCGTGGGCCTGTTCGCGCCGGTGTTCCTGTTCGCCACGCTGGCGCTGGGCCTGGGCGTGCGCCGCTTCTGGCGCGACGTGACGCCCGCCACCAGCGGCGCGCCGCTGAGCGCGCCCGCCACGGTCGAGGCCGCCGACGCGGTGCTGCGCCTGAAATACCTGGACGGCGGCCATGGCGACGGCTGTCACAACGAGGACGATGCCTACACCCTGTCGCGCCGGCGGTTTCACCACCTCACGTTCTACGGCTTCATGCTGTGCTTTGCCGCCACCAGCGTCGCCACGCTGTACCACTACCTGCTGGGCGCGCCCGCACCGTACGACCTGCCCAGCCTGCCCAAGCTGCTGGGCGGCGTGGGCGGCATCAGCCTTGCCATCGGCACGGCGGGCCTGTGGCGCTTGAACCTGCGCCGTCACCCACAGCATGGCGACGCCGCGCAAAAGCCCATGGACCGCGCCTTCATCGCGCTGCTGTTCCTCACCGCCACCAGCGGCCTGCTGCTCTGGGCCGCGCGCGGCACGCCCGCCCTGCCGCTGCTGCTGTGCCTGCACCTGGGCGCGGTGATGGCGCTGTTCGCCACCCTGCCCTACGGCAAGTTCGCGCACGGCATTTTCCGCACCGCATCGCTGCTGCGCCATGCGGTGGAAAAGCGCCAGCCCAACCCCATCGGGCTGGGCGCTGATTGA
- a CDS encoding tripartite tricarboxylate transporter substrate binding protein, with amino-acid sequence MTPKRTLLQCALALAILPLAFGAAAQDFPPKKPVTLVVGFAAGGAADAAARLIAKKLSENIGQSVVVDNKGGAGGNIAHQFVANAAPDGTVLLLGSVGPLTIAPHLMKLTYDPFKDLAAVSGGVNFPNVLVVHKAAGAKTLAEFVQLSRKKPGSVDFASTGAGSASHLAGELFNQRAGIDMTHVPYKGGAPALQDLLGERVTSYFAAPPTALPHVETGKLIPLATTGLTRPAYLPNIPTVAESGFPGFEALNWYAFVAPGKTPVPLLERWNQEIVKVLNDAGVKEALNKHGLTPQPTTRAELTAFMKKESTQWATIIKERKLTAE; translated from the coding sequence ATGACCCCCAAACGAACCCTGCTGCAATGCGCCCTGGCGCTGGCAATCCTGCCCCTGGCCTTCGGCGCCGCCGCGCAAGACTTTCCGCCCAAGAAGCCCGTCACCCTGGTCGTGGGCTTTGCCGCGGGCGGCGCGGCCGATGCGGCCGCCCGCCTGATCGCCAAGAAGCTCTCCGAGAACATCGGCCAGTCGGTGGTGGTGGACAACAAGGGCGGGGCGGGCGGCAACATCGCACACCAGTTCGTGGCCAATGCGGCGCCGGACGGCACGGTGCTGCTGCTGGGCTCGGTGGGGCCGCTCACCATCGCGCCGCACCTGATGAAGCTCACCTACGACCCGTTCAAGGACCTGGCGGCGGTGTCGGGCGGGGTGAACTTTCCGAACGTGCTGGTGGTGCACAAGGCTGCGGGCGCGAAGACGCTCGCAGAATTCGTGCAGCTGTCCAGGAAGAAGCCCGGCAGCGTGGACTTCGCCTCCACAGGCGCGGGCTCGGCATCCCACCTGGCGGGCGAATTGTTCAACCAGCGCGCGGGCATCGACATGACCCATGTGCCCTACAAGGGCGGGGCACCCGCCTTGCAGGATTTGCTGGGCGAACGCGTCACCTCGTACTTTGCCGCGCCCCCCACCGCGCTGCCACATGTCGAAACGGGCAAGCTGATCCCGCTGGCCACCACGGGCCTCACGCGGCCGGCCTATCTGCCCAATATCCCCACCGTGGCGGAATCGGGCTTTCCCGGCTTCGAGGCGCTCAACTGGTACGCCTTCGTGGCGCCGGGCAAAACGCCGGTGCCGCTGCTGGAACGCTGGAACCAGGAGATCGTGAAGGTGCTGAACGACGCGGGCGTGAAAGAGGCGCTCAACAAGCATGGCCTCACGCCCCAGCCCACCACGCGCGCCGAACTCACGGCCTTCATGAAGAAGGAATCGACCCAGTGGGCCACCATCATCAAGGAGCGCAAGCTCACGGCGGAGTAG
- a CDS encoding NUDIX hydrolase, whose protein sequence is MPHRWKPNVTVAALIERDGRFLLVEEETTDGLKLNNPAGHLDPGESPIQACAREVLEETAHDFVPTALVGVYMNRFTKTRTGDDITYMRFAFAGTLGTHHAWRPLDAGIVRSVWMTLDEIRSCADRHRTPLVLQCIQDYLAGQRFPLDLIHTDPSVLQMPDTARP, encoded by the coding sequence ATGCCCCACCGCTGGAAACCCAACGTCACCGTGGCCGCCCTCATCGAGCGCGATGGCCGTTTTTTGCTGGTCGAGGAAGAGACGACCGACGGTCTCAAGCTCAACAACCCCGCCGGCCACCTGGACCCGGGCGAATCGCCCATCCAGGCCTGCGCGCGCGAGGTGCTGGAAGAGACGGCCCATGATTTCGTGCCCACGGCGCTCGTGGGGGTGTACATGAACCGGTTCACCAAGACGCGCACGGGCGACGACATCACCTACATGCGCTTTGCGTTCGCCGGCACCCTGGGCACGCACCATGCGTGGCGCCCGCTGGACGCGGGCATCGTGCGTTCGGTCTGGATGACGCTGGACGAGATCAGGTCCTGCGCCGACCGCCACCGCACGCCGCTGGTGCTGCAGTGCATCCAGGACTACCTGGCCGGGCAGCGCTTTCCGCTGGACTTGATCCATACCGACCCCAGCGTGCTGCAGATGCCGGACACGGCGCGGCCCTGA
- a CDS encoding DMT family transporter, producing MNLPSLLRLFALAALWGGSFLFMRIAAPVWGAVPTAFGRVVLGAAGLLALLAVVRLRPAFGGKLGAALVLGAINSGIPFLMFALAARVLPAGYSAILNATTPLMGVVIGALAFGERLTPARVGGVLLGMAGVAVLAQAGPVALSAPVLGGIAACLVATACYGLAGFLTRRWITQRGGLDSRLVALGSQWGAVLALAPFALWEAAHQPVATWLAAGPSVWGAMLALGLLCTSAAYVLYFRLIADVGPVKALTVTFLIPLFGVAWGWLVLGEVATLAHAAGGVLIALALWLVLRPAPAPQR from the coding sequence ATGAACCTCCCCAGCCTGCTCCGTCTTTTCGCCCTGGCCGCCCTGTGGGGCGGCAGCTTTCTCTTCATGCGCATCGCCGCGCCGGTGTGGGGGGCGGTGCCCACCGCGTTCGGCCGCGTGGTGCTGGGCGCGGCGGGGCTGCTCGCGCTGCTGGCGGTGGTGCGGCTGCGGCCCGCGTTCGGGGGCAAGCTGGGCGCCGCGCTGGTGCTGGGCGCCATCAATTCGGGCATACCGTTCCTGATGTTCGCGCTGGCCGCGCGCGTGCTGCCAGCGGGCTACAGCGCCATCCTCAATGCCACCACGCCGCTCATGGGCGTGGTGATCGGTGCGCTGGCATTCGGCGAGCGCCTCACGCCCGCCCGCGTGGGCGGCGTGCTGCTGGGCATGGCGGGCGTGGCGGTGCTCGCGCAGGCGGGGCCGGTGGCGCTCAGCGCGCCGGTGCTGGGCGGCATCGCCGCCTGCCTGGTGGCCACGGCCTGCTACGGCCTGGCGGGCTTTCTCACGCGGCGCTGGATCACGCAGCGCGGCGGGCTCGACAGCCGCCTGGTGGCGCTGGGCAGCCAGTGGGGGGCCGTGCTCGCGCTGGCGCCGTTCGCCCTGTGGGAGGCGGCGCACCAGCCGGTGGCCACCTGGCTCGCGGCCGGCCCCTCCGTCTGGGGCGCGATGCTGGCGCTGGGCCTGCTGTGCACCTCGGCCGCCTACGTGCTGTATTTCCGGCTCATCGCCGACGTGGGGCCCGTCAAGGCGCTCACCGTGACCTTCTTGATCCCGCTGTTCGGCGTGGCCTGGGGCTGGCTGGTGCTGGGCGAGGTGGCCACGCTGGCGCACGCCGCCGGCGGCGTGCTGATCGCGCTGGCGCTGTGGCTGGTGCTGCGGCCCGCACCGGCCCCGCAGCGCTGA
- the gcvA gene encoding transcriptional regulator GcvA, whose product MRLPPLIAVRFFEATARHASVRRAAEELHVTPGAVSQQVRKLEEFLGCALFERQPRGLALTAAGRDYQVACAEGLALIGHATSRIASTNRRHVVLVSCTPGFAVQWLVPRLHGFLQQHPDMDVHVGTTNRAVDLAAEGVHFAVRHGQGAYTGLRSEVLVADDLVPVCSPRLLAPRRSARVADITSARLLHDEHRGDWRLWCEAHGVAGVDCDGGVVFAHSNAAIEAAVAGRGFALARRALVQQELDARELVCVHCKPLPAPLAYHLVYRPEALIDPALRRFRDWVMAQGSAGQGASARTM is encoded by the coding sequence ATGCGCCTGCCGCCCCTGATCGCCGTCCGCTTCTTCGAGGCCACGGCCCGCCACGCCAGCGTGCGGCGCGCGGCCGAGGAGCTGCATGTCACGCCCGGCGCCGTCTCGCAGCAGGTGCGCAAGCTCGAGGAGTTCCTCGGCTGCGCGCTGTTCGAGCGCCAGCCGCGCGGCCTGGCGCTCACGGCGGCCGGGCGCGACTACCAGGTGGCCTGTGCCGAGGGCCTGGCCCTGATCGGGCATGCCACCTCGCGCATCGCGTCGACGAACCGGCGGCACGTGGTGCTGGTGAGCTGCACGCCGGGCTTCGCCGTGCAGTGGCTGGTGCCGCGCCTGCATGGCTTCCTGCAGCAGCATCCGGACATGGACGTGCACGTGGGCACGACCAACCGCGCGGTGGACCTCGCGGCCGAAGGCGTGCACTTTGCCGTGCGCCATGGGCAGGGTGCATACACCGGCCTGCGCTCCGAGGTGCTGGTGGCCGACGACCTGGTGCCCGTGTGCAGCCCGCGCCTGCTCGCGCCGCGCCGATCGGCGCGCGTGGCCGACATCACCAGCGCCCGGCTGCTGCACGACGAGCACCGTGGCGACTGGCGCCTGTGGTGCGAGGCGCACGGCGTGGCGGGCGTGGATTGCGACGGCGGCGTGGTGTTCGCGCATTCCAACGCGGCCATCGAGGCCGCCGTGGCCGGGCGGGGGTTTGCGCTGGCAAGGCGTGCGCTCGTGCAGCAGGAGCTGGACGCGCGCGAGCTGGTCTGCGTGCACTGCAAGCCCCTTCCGGCGCCGCTGGCCTACCACCTGGTGTACCGGCCCGAAGCCCTGATCGACCCCGCGCTGCGCCGCTTTCGCGACTGGGTCATGGCGCAGGGGAGCGCCGGTCAGGGAGCGAGTGCACGCACCATGTAG
- a CDS encoding GNAT family N-acetyltransferase, which yields MTRVRPLAVADLPGLLAVQLACYGAGFVESGEVFAARLASPANCSLVLERAGVVCAYLAAYRSVMGKVTPLHGGFEAVPQPDTLYLHDMAVLPGCAGQGLARALLQPMWEGARGQGLRHTALVSVQGSQAYWERQGYAVQPLADAAQRERLASYGDGAVYMVRALAP from the coding sequence ATGACGAGGGTGCGCCCCCTGGCCGTCGCCGACCTGCCCGGCCTGCTCGCGGTGCAGCTGGCCTGCTATGGCGCGGGCTTCGTGGAGAGCGGCGAGGTCTTCGCGGCCCGCCTGGCCAGCCCGGCCAACTGCTCGCTGGTGCTGGAGCGCGCGGGCGTGGTGTGCGCCTATCTGGCGGCCTACCGGTCGGTGATGGGCAAGGTGACGCCACTGCATGGCGGCTTCGAGGCCGTGCCGCAGCCCGATACGCTCTACCTGCACGACATGGCCGTGCTGCCCGGCTGCGCGGGCCAGGGCCTGGCCCGTGCGCTGCTGCAGCCGATGTGGGAAGGGGCGCGGGGCCAGGGCCTGCGGCACACGGCGCTGGTGTCGGTGCAGGGCTCGCAGGCGTACTGGGAGCGGCAAGGCTATGCCGTGCAACCCCTGGCCGATGCGGCGCAGCGCGAACGGCTGGCGAGCTATGGAGACGGCGCGGTCTACATGGTGCGTGCACTCGCTCCCTGA
- a CDS encoding riboflavin synthase subunit alpha, with protein MFTGIVQATAGIAAIHDRAGLRTFTLDFPEGFCQDLAIGASVSTDGVCLTVTEILSPTQASFDVMLQSLNITTLGGYQQGDRVNVERAAKDGAEIGGHPLSGHVDFTGTLIERREFDNNLVWRVAVPEAFRRYIFAKGYIAIHGASLTVAEVNRQEGWFEIWMIPETRRATVFEHKKVGDPLNIEIERSTQVVVDTVREAVQESLGRLQPVLEALLREKGLSLDDFVQPPVLPH; from the coding sequence ATGTTCACAGGCATCGTCCAAGCCACGGCAGGCATTGCCGCCATCCACGATCGCGCAGGCCTGCGCACCTTCACGCTCGACTTCCCGGAAGGCTTCTGCCAGGACCTCGCCATCGGCGCCAGCGTGTCCACCGACGGCGTGTGCCTCACGGTGACGGAAATCCTCTCGCCCACGCAGGCCAGCTTCGACGTGATGCTGCAGAGCCTGAACATCACCACGCTGGGCGGCTACCAGCAGGGCGACCGCGTGAACGTGGAACGCGCGGCCAAGGACGGCGCCGAGATCGGCGGCCACCCGCTGTCGGGCCATGTGGACTTCACCGGCACGCTCATCGAGCGCCGCGAGTTCGACAACAACCTGGTGTGGCGCGTGGCCGTGCCCGAGGCGTTTCGCCGCTACATCTTTGCCAAGGGCTACATCGCCATCCACGGCGCGAGCCTCACGGTGGCCGAGGTGAACCGGCAGGAGGGCTGGTTCGAGATCTGGATGATTCCCGAAACGCGCCGTGCGACGGTGTTTGAACACAAGAAGGTGGGCGACCCGCTCAACATCGAGATCGAGCGCAGCACCCAGGTGGTGGTGGACACTGTGCGCGAGGCCGTGCAGGAAAGCCTGGGCCGGCTGCAGCCGGTGCTGGAAGCCCTGCTCAGGGAAAAGGGCCTGTCGCTCGACGACTTCGTGCAGCCGCCGGTGTTGCCGCATTGA
- a CDS encoding LysR family transcriptional regulator, whose translation MIDRSEGTSWARRIKVRHLESFLVLDEAGTLTLAAARLHMTQSAMSHWLAEMEGVVGSALVVRGRKVQLTPAGHLLKRLAINVLGDIARTGREMHAMAEGRVPRLNVGSVWAGIAGGLPEAVSAFQQDHADVAVSIHDGPFDHLLKGLETGALDAVIGVLDARAHRPGLDHQVLFDDQVAVVIGHGSKYWSRSAGLGFADVLHENWVMPPSGTLTRIQMDAYLIAQEASWLVPKAETASLAMMQALLHKGDYVGVCSESMADYMASLGLFRKIAIDSSIRFGPITVVWHRERVSATLMDFVGCLVGHARRAPPLAHSP comes from the coding sequence ATGATTGATCGTTCGGAAGGCACGTCCTGGGCGCGGCGCATCAAGGTCCGGCACCTGGAGTCGTTCCTGGTGCTGGACGAGGCGGGCACGCTCACGCTGGCGGCGGCGCGGCTGCACATGACGCAGTCGGCCATGTCGCACTGGCTGGCCGAGATGGAGGGCGTGGTGGGCTCGGCGCTCGTGGTGCGTGGGCGCAAGGTGCAGCTCACGCCCGCCGGGCACCTGCTCAAGCGGCTGGCCATCAACGTGCTGGGCGACATTGCCCGCACGGGCCGGGAGATGCACGCCATGGCCGAGGGACGCGTGCCGCGCCTGAACGTGGGCAGTGTCTGGGCGGGTATCGCCGGCGGCCTGCCCGAGGCCGTGAGCGCCTTTCAGCAGGACCATGCCGATGTGGCCGTGTCGATCCACGACGGGCCGTTCGACCATCTGCTCAAGGGGCTGGAGACGGGCGCGCTCGATGCCGTGATCGGCGTGCTCGATGCGCGGGCCCACCGGCCGGGGCTGGACCACCAGGTCCTGTTTGACGACCAGGTGGCCGTCGTCATCGGGCACGGCAGCAAGTACTGGTCGCGCAGCGCGGGGCTGGGCTTCGCGGACGTGCTGCACGAAAACTGGGTCATGCCGCCCAGCGGCACGCTGACGCGCATCCAGATGGATGCCTACCTGATCGCGCAGGAGGCCTCATGGCTGGTGCCGAAGGCCGAGACGGCGTCGCTGGCCATGATGCAGGCGCTGTTGCACAAGGGCGACTATGTGGGCGTGTGTTCGGAATCCATGGCCGACTACATGGCGTCGCTGGGGCTGTTCAGGAAGATCGCCATCGACTCCAGCATCCGCTTCGGGCCCATCACCGTGGTCTGGCACCGCGAGCGTGTCTCGGCCACGCTCATGGACTTTGTCGGCTGCCTGGTGGGCCACGCGCGGCGTGCGCCCCCGCTGGCGCACAGCCCGTAG
- a CDS encoding Bug family tripartite tricarboxylate transporter substrate binding protein — protein MFNTINNVSRLLMGVAAAAVTATAAHAQGAYPNRPVRLVVSQAAGGSSDTIARLWAEHAGKALGGTIVVENKPGAGGLIAAQNALSAPTDGYTLLYGSVSLMVLNQFTYKPLPYNPEKDFTGVAMLTTVPIVLSANPATGIKTLKDLTEKAKAAPGKLNFASAGLGNSTHLAVELVNEALGISMTHIPYKGEADGVMATMGGQTELMGVVYGTALPHIKAKKLNALAVLSPQRAPELPDVPTLGELGVKGFDSLGWSAVVARAGTPADIVDKLNKATESFHKSPEVQAKLKTMGVIAVSGPASLVMETTVRDAKAWGPTLEKLNLSAK, from the coding sequence GTGTTCAACACAATCAACAACGTCTCCAGGCTACTGATGGGCGTCGCTGCCGCAGCCGTCACGGCCACCGCCGCGCATGCGCAAGGCGCCTACCCAAACCGTCCCGTGCGCCTGGTGGTCTCGCAGGCGGCGGGCGGCAGCTCCGACACGATCGCGCGCCTGTGGGCAGAACATGCCGGCAAGGCCCTGGGCGGCACCATCGTGGTGGAAAACAAGCCCGGCGCAGGGGGGCTCATTGCCGCACAGAACGCGCTGAGCGCCCCCACCGACGGCTACACCCTGCTGTACGGCAGCGTGTCGCTCATGGTGCTCAACCAGTTCACCTACAAACCCCTGCCCTACAACCCCGAGAAGGATTTCACGGGCGTGGCCATGCTGACCACCGTGCCGATCGTGCTGTCGGCCAATCCCGCCACGGGCATCAAGACGCTGAAAGACCTCACGGAGAAGGCCAAGGCGGCCCCCGGCAAGCTCAACTTCGCGTCCGCCGGACTGGGCAATTCCACCCACCTCGCCGTGGAACTGGTGAATGAAGCGCTGGGCATTTCGATGACCCACATCCCCTACAAGGGCGAAGCCGACGGCGTCATGGCCACCATGGGCGGGCAGACCGAACTGATGGGCGTGGTGTATGGCACAGCGTTGCCGCACATCAAGGCCAAGAAACTCAATGCGCTGGCCGTGCTGTCCCCCCAGCGCGCACCCGAGCTGCCCGATGTGCCCACCCTGGGCGAGCTGGGCGTGAAGGGTTTTGACTCCCTGGGATGGAGCGCCGTGGTGGCGCGCGCCGGCACGCCGGCCGACATCGTGGACAAGCTCAACAAGGCCACGGAAAGCTTCCACAAGAGCCCCGAAGTGCAGGCCAAGCTCAAGACCATGGGCGTGATCGCCGTGTCCGGGCCTGCGTCGCTGGTCATGGAAACCACGGTGCGCGACGCCAAGGCCTGGGGCCCCACGCTCGAGAAGCTGAACCTCAGCGCCAAGTAA